One Grus americana isolate bGruAme1 unplaced genomic scaffold, bGruAme1.mat scaffold_433, whole genome shotgun sequence genomic region harbors:
- the LOC129200726 gene encoding uncharacterized protein LOC129200726, producing the protein MEPELLDLPLGVKIPVVPGSKPVFSRAKLGEKLHRPSGYFDLGDPYCRLTSTEYNSLHDPHLQAYYKRKDNLRRLKKEGYVTSDGKVVCTLKEFNEYRQYLTRLKLEAEKMARQEKERLRPHVAKPKDAPKLPGESDASCPGQRPLQPRKPSCPPPPKSRRSPLKSGRCARGKAAVDESQTCSQPELGQEGAKLPRRVSSDAASKRKPYVTAGSAFTAASEQQSATDAQQLEEVVETVVHQVLEVVKGPRDESISILRRVALEIRGRLRASTGRAETSPRNRWQEIVLVGKELVVTVLEGVGERLASSRRDSGVGR; encoded by the exons atggagcctgagctgctggacctccCCCTCGGGGTCAAGATCCCTGTGGTGCCCGGCTccaagcctgtcttcagcagggcaaagctgggggaaaag cttcacCGGCCCTCAGGCTATTTTGACCTGGGCGATCCCTACTGTCGCCTAACGAGCACAGAGTACAACAGCCTCCATGACCCGCATCTGCAGGCCTACTACAAACGCAAAGACAACCTCCggaggctgaagaaagagggTTACGTCACCAGCGACGGCAAA GTGGTTTGCACTCTGAAGGAGTTCAACGAGTACAGGCAGTATCTGACCAGgctcaagctggaggcagagaaaatggccaggcaagaaaag gaaaggcttcgACCACACGTGGCCAAACCAAAGGATGCCCCCAAACTGCCAGGAGAGAGCGACGCTTCGTGCCCGGGACAGCGGCCGCTGCAGCCTCGCAAACcatcttgcccacctccacccaaaagcagaaggagcccCCTCAAATCGGGGCGATGCgcaagagggaaagcagctgtggatgagagccaaacctgctcccaacctgagctgggacaggaaggtgccaagctgcccaggagggttaGCAGTGACGCTGCCTCCAAGAGGAAGCCATACGTCACGGCAGGCAGCGCGTTCACAGCTGCGTCTGAACAACAAAGTGccacagatgcccagcagcttgaagaggtGGTTGAGACTGTGGTGCACCAAGTgttggaggtggtgaagggtcctCGGGATGAGTCAATCTCCATCTTAAGGAGAGTTGCCCTGGAGATCAGAGGAAGACTGCGTGCCAGCACCggaagagcagagacttctCCTCGGAATCGCTGGCAGGAAATTGTACTGGTGGGCAAAGAGCTTGTAGTGACCGTGCTGGAAGGCGTGGGGGAGCGTTTGGCATCCAGcag ACGTGACTCAGGAGTTGGACGGTGA
- the LOC129200728 gene encoding matrix metalloproteinase-24-like, with translation MAPRRRRGLAAAGSLLPLLCALLRAAADTSTGRGWLKTYGYLLPSDSQMSALQSGKAVQSAVATMQQFYGIPVTGVLDQTTIEWMKKPRCGVPDHPHLRHSRRKKRYALTGQKWRQKHITYSVHNYTP, from the exons ATGGCGCCGAGGCGGCGCCGGGGCCTGGCTGCAGCGGGCTCCCTGCTGCCGCTGCTCTGCGCGCtgctccgcgccgccgccgaCACCAGCACTGGCCGG ggtTGGTTAAAAACTTATGGCTACTTACTTCCATCTGACAGCCAGATGTCTGCCTTGCAGTCAGGAAAAGCTGTGCAGTCCGCAGTTGCCACTATGCAACAATTTTATGGGATCCCAGTAACAGGAGTTTTGGACCAGACAACTATTGA GTGGATGAAGAAGCCTCGATGTGGAGTTCCAGATCATCCCCACCTACGCCATAGCCGGAGGAAAAAGCGGTATGCACTAACTGGACAAAAGTGGAGGCAGAAGCATATAACCTACAG TGTGCACAACTATACCCCAAG